From Diadema setosum chromosome 5, eeDiaSeto1, whole genome shotgun sequence, the proteins below share one genomic window:
- the LOC140229098 gene encoding growth arrest-specific protein 2-like, with translation MANDGGTGDDSLAFSQEINRSAQESLVPLTEDLAEWLSRVVGTPVAVETFMDSLSNGVILCKVAQLIQVRAVECQKAGTLKDNVPQRKIRFRENAAPESFIARDNVATFLSWCRDLGLEDTCLFETDGLVLKRSPQNVLVCVYELARLASQLGIEPPGLLKLEKEIEKEEKNPRPPSAPTPKKKSALDQEVRRIAKEKRVTEISRISEGKYNIAGKIVLVRMLRGRHVMVRVGGGWETLESYLAKHVVVAFKRVGRSLATETGDEVEDDFFIMNSKYKGHSGLNNNGRT, from the exons ATGGCGAATGACGGAGGAACTGGAGATGACTCACTGGCGTTCTCACAGGAAATCAACCGGTCTGCTCAGGAGAGCTTAGTCCCCCTCACAGAGGACCTGGCAGAATGGCTGTCCAGAGTTGTGG GTACACCAGTTGCAGTAGAGACTTTTATGGATTCCCTGTCTAATGGAGTTATACTATGCAAAGTAGCTCAGCTGATTCAGGTCAGAGCAGTAGAGTGCCAAAAAGCTGGGACCCTGAAAGAT AATGTGCCACAACGCAAGATTAGATTCAGAGAAAATGCAGCACCGGAGTCTTTCATTGCCAGAGATAACGTTGCTACATTTTTGTCATGGTGCCGTGATCTTGGTCTGGAAGACACATGCCTGTTTGAAACAGATGGTTTAG TTCTGAAGAGGTCTCCCCAGAATGTGCTGGTGTGCGTGTACGAACTTGCCCGGCTTGCCTCTCAGCTTGGGATCGAACCACCAGGCCTTCTGAAGTTGGAGAAGGAGATtgagaaggaagagaagaatcCAAGGCCCCCGTCAGCCCCCACACCAAAGAAGAAATCTGCTCTCGATCAAGAG GTGCGGAGGATAGCCAAGGAGAAGCGAGTCACAGAGATCAGCAGAATATCAGAGGGAAAGTACAACATAGCAGGGAAGATTGTCCTCGTCAGG ATGCTGAGAGGACGTCACGTGATGGTGCGGGTGGGAGGAGGCTGGGAGACGCTGGAGTCCTACCTGGCGAAGCACGTTGTGGTTGCCTTCAAGCGAGTCGGCCGATCTCTCGCGACGGAGACCGGGGATGAGGTGGAGGACgatttctttatcatgaatTCAAAGTACAAAGGTCACTCTGGCCTGAACAACAACGGGAGAACGTAA